The Oenanthe melanoleuca isolate GR-GAL-2019-014 unplaced genomic scaffold, OMel1.0 S416, whole genome shotgun sequence genome window below encodes:
- the LOC130266979 gene encoding inositol 1,4,5-trisphosphate receptor-interacting protein-like 1: protein MKAAVLLFVLLKSLIHYPQLVGDAQAEETRLRMEARAKQLEWERIRMEREAEQLILKQAQLVLLLQLLAVTVLLILVVVLWLMGCKRSPRREEYEDENSGANEEEVRNGDANVEVSIGNAEEDDANREEGNNDDGNVEEVGNVAADGEDNVENRDVNGSANEENNDLAVYERHNDFDDSIGRILLERIQWPVQDLQKGCAWTMNLMDAYAHYFGHVLSNSFYPVLQRAIGVGSAFEGWSPREQDVVYQVLIPMTPPRGHSFHLELDSAEQRQGRNFRVRVQLECTCSKEQQAENMLCFLHHPEEELRSNQDPSLLDTLCTNSYLDVQKTARWFYQLVRAIWPALPQSHNWHLKLLPSRRSCQFQVTNGIEIFRIEMLFGVQIGNSDVFVSSEPKEDHTQNTTWPESYAVAEMKFFQHIARQAPPDSVHLRCLQFFTRLVLGFCFPTNTMKTLVMHLLNAVPVSRWRSRDLLQRLLDISDSLCLCVLAKRLNHFFVGNQRLPQDIRLPPDVQMARPYNLFYRLAEEPAEHNQAINDYQVLRTWFRRILLSEQ from the coding sequence ATGAAAGCCGCAGTATTGCTTTTCGTGCTTTTGAAGAGCCTCATCCACTACCCACAGCTCGTGGGTGATGCTCAGGCTGAGGAAACACGTCTGCGCATGGAAGCGCgtgcaaagcagctggaatGGGAGAGGATTCGGATGGAGCGCGAGGCGGAGCAGCTCATCCTGAAGCAGGCGCAGCtcgtgctgctcctgcagctcttaGCTGTTACTGTGCTCCTAATTCTTGTTGTGGTCCTATGGTTGATGGGGTGCAAAAGGAGCCCTAGGAGAGAAGAGTATGAAGATGAAAACAGTGGTGCAAATGAAGAGGAAGTCAGAAATGGGGATGCAAATGTGGAAGTCAGTATTGGAAACGCAGAAGAAGATGATGCGAATCGGGAGGAAGGTAACAATGATGACGGAAATGTAGAGGAAGTCGGCAATGTTGCTGCAGATGGAGAAGATAATGTTGAAAACAGAGATGTCAATGGGTctgcaaatgaagaaaacaatgaCCTTGCAGTCTATGAAAGACACAATGATTTTGATGATAGCATTGGAAGAATTCTACTGGAACGCATACAGTGGCCTGTGCAGGACCTGCAGAAAGGCTGTGCGTGGACAATGAACCTCATGGATGCTTATGCACATTACTTTGGACACGTCTTATCCAACAGCTTCTACCCAGTCCTGCAAAGAGCCATCGGGGTGGGCAGCGCCTTCGAAGGTTGGAGTCCCCGAGAGCAGGATGTTGTGTACCAGGTGCTCATACCCATGACTCCTCCCCGAGGCCACAGcttccacctggagctggactctgcagagcagaggcaggggagGAACTTCCGTGTCCGCGTGCAGCTGGAGTGCAcctgcagcaaggagcagcaggctgagaacatgctgtgcttcctgcaccaccccgaggaggagctgaggagcaaTCAGGATCCCAGCCTCCTGGACACCCTGTGCACCAACTCCTACCTGGATGTGCAGAAAACTGCTCGCTGGTTCTACCAGCTGGTGAGAGCCATCTGGCCAGCTTTGCCGCAGTCACACAACTGGCATTTAAAGCTGCTGCCCTCCAGACGTTCCTGCCAATTCCAGGTGACCAATGGCATAGAAATCTTCAGGATTGAGATGCTGTTTGGGGTGCAGATAGGCAACTCCGACGTCTTTGTGAGCAGTGAGCCTAAAGAGGACCACACCCAAAACACAACCTGGCCTGAGAGCTATGCTGTGGCAGAGATGAAGTTCTTCCAGCACATCGCCAGACAGGCACCTCCTGACAGTGTGCACCTGAGATGCCTGCAGTTCTTCACCCGTCTTGTGCTGGGCTTCTGCTTTCCCACCAACACCATGAAGACTCTTGTCATGCACCTGCTCAATGCGGTGCCTGTGTCACGGTGGCGCAGTAGAGATTTGCTGCAGCGACTGCTGGATATCAGCGATAGCCTGTGCTTATGTGTGCTAGCAAAACGCCTCAACCACTTCTTTGTCGGGAACCAGAGGTTGCCTCAGGACATCCGTTTACCCCCAGATGTTCAAATGGCTCGGCCGTACAATCTCTTCTATCGCCTGGCAGAGGAACCAGCTGAACACAACCAGGCGATAAACGACTACCAGGTTTTGCGAACGTGGTTCAGAAGAATCCTTCTCAGTGAACAGTGA